GTGATGACGGCGCAAGGAATGCGACGGCGCGCCAGCCCGTCCAGCGCGCCGCGCACGTCGGGAAAGAGCGGAAGCTGCGCCCATGCATCGACCAGGCGTTTCTGATCGGCGGATGCGAGCTTGAGCATGAAGCGCGGGGCGATTTCGTGCAGCGCGAGGAGCGTGATGCGATCGAAATCGACGTATCGTCCGGTCGACGTCGCCGCATTGGTGAGCTGGAGCTGCCGCGCGCGCCACGCATCGACGACGGCCTCCGCCATCGGCGAATACTCCGCGACGATCCCTTGCAACTTGGTATAGTCGAGCAGCGTTCCGTACAAATCGAACGCAACGATGCGGGCGGACATACCCTAGGGCACGTCGTAGCGAGCGGTGAGTTCGTGAACGCGTCCGCGCAAACGATCGATGCTCACGCGCGCCTCGATATCGCTCAGCGCGTCGTTGATAATTCGCGCGACCTCGCGGCACTCATCGGTACCCAATCCCCTGGTCGTGATGGCCGGCGTTCCGATACGAATACCGCTCGTTACCATCGGCTTCTGGCGATCGAACGGAATCGCGTTCTTGTTCACGGTGATCCCGATCTCATCGAGGTACCCCTCGACGGCCTTTCCGGTGAGGCCCTTGACGGAGACGTCCACCAACATCAGATGCGTGTCGGTACCGCCGGCGACCAGCCGCAGCCCGGACTTGACGAATTCGTCGGCCATCGCTCGCGCGTTGTCGACGACGCGTTGCTGGTATTGCTTGAAGTCCGGCCGCAAGGCTTCGGCAAACGCGACTGCCTTCGCGGCGATCGTGTGCATCAGCGGCCCGCCCTGAATGCCGGGGAAGACGCTCTTATCGACGGGTTGCGCCCACTGCTCTTTGCAGAGAATGATGCCGCCGCGCGGGCCACGCAGCGTCTTGTGCGTCGTGGACGT
The DNA window shown above is from Candidatus Dormiibacterota bacterium and carries:
- a CDS encoding haloacid dehalogenase type II; the encoded protein is MSARIVAFDLYGTLLDYTKLQGIVAEYSPMAEAVVDAWRARQLQLTNAATSTGRYVDFDRITLLALHEIAPRFMLKLASADQKRLVDAWAQLPLFPDVRGALDGLARRRIPCAVITNGVASTARNALVHAGIEAYFSEVYSADAVATFKPNKRVYDQILALGVVESEVLFVSSNDWDAMGARQAGYRTVWVNRRRNSLSPRPERTISDLSELSLVLDDDLAAR